One genomic window of Desulfuromonas sp. AOP6 includes the following:
- a CDS encoding response regulator has protein sequence MARILVVDDERDIRYLYKTELEDEGYQVESAGSGSEAAELLQKKDFDLVVLDIQMKGESGLQLLQKIVKDKGNLPVILCTAFSCYKDDFSSWLADAYVVKSSDLSELKEEIRKALAKKH, from the coding sequence ATGGCACGTATCCTGGTTGTTGATGACGAACGCGACATCCGCTATCTCTACAAGACCGAACTCGAAGACGAAGGCTACCAGGTGGAATCGGCTGGCAGCGGCAGCGAAGCGGCTGAGCTGCTGCAGAAAAAAGATTTCGACCTGGTCGTTCTCGACATTCAGATGAAAGGGGAAAGCGGTCTGCAGCTGCTGCAGAAGATCGTCAAGGATAAAGGCAACCTGCCGGTGATCCTGTGCACCGCTTTCAGTTGTTACAAAGATGATTTTTCCTCCTGGCTGGCCGACGCCTATGTGGTAAAGAGTTCGGACCTTTCCGAGCTCAAGGAGGAAATCCGCAAGGCTCTGGCCAAAAAACACTGA
- a CDS encoding sensor histidine kinase, whose product MNPQCCWHLEQIDPAQCPYLLEEDGALLYDRQQRILQRCLECPRFLEDVEAFSRSDGDMAEIFPTVCAELLQLRARTKQLDHQLAVRDREKRFLNEVGHVLQTSMDKDEVITMALTAVTAGKGFGLNRAILLLVDRERQNLEGYLAVGPRQREDAWRIWNELAHADRSLREMARMLFETKLPEEKAKFHDLLQLLTVPLSQEDHLFVRTLNERRPRHILDLRQETDIDPAQIEALGVTELVMVPMVSTDRRVGLLLADNIINNQPIADEDRQSLETFALPVTFAISRASLYERLQKELRNVTEANERLKQQQEIILRMEKMALVGQITANVAHSIRNPLTIIGGFARSLIRSTTEDDAKRAYIESIVRETKHLEEVLQEVLNYSESMHPTFDRWDINQLVTVVYAGMRDDLHENGIDCQLELAPDLPQVVLDYKKITYCLRSLLNNAVEAMPKGGSITLHTARGHEEVILTVKDTGPGMSPEEIKNVTTPFFSTKEQGTGLGLPLCARILEGHNAAFEIFSEQGRGTSFCIRFKL is encoded by the coding sequence GTGAATCCTCAGTGCTGCTGGCATCTCGAACAAATCGACCCGGCGCAATGTCCCTATCTGCTCGAAGAGGATGGCGCTCTTCTTTATGACCGTCAGCAACGTATTCTGCAGCGTTGTCTCGAATGCCCACGTTTTCTGGAAGACGTGGAAGCCTTCAGCCGTTCCGATGGCGACATGGCGGAAATTTTCCCCACCGTCTGCGCCGAACTTCTGCAGCTACGGGCCAGGACAAAACAGCTGGACCACCAGCTTGCCGTCAGGGATCGGGAAAAACGTTTTCTGAATGAAGTCGGCCATGTGCTGCAGACATCCATGGACAAGGATGAAGTTATCACCATGGCCCTCACGGCGGTTACCGCCGGCAAGGGCTTTGGCCTCAACCGGGCCATTCTGCTGTTGGTGGACAGGGAGCGCCAGAACCTCGAAGGCTATCTGGCCGTAGGCCCTCGGCAACGGGAAGATGCCTGGCGCATCTGGAATGAACTGGCCCACGCCGACCGTTCGCTGCGCGAGATGGCCCGCATGCTCTTTGAGACCAAACTACCTGAAGAGAAAGCCAAGTTCCACGATTTGCTCCAGCTACTCACTGTCCCTCTGAGCCAGGAGGATCATCTCTTCGTCCGTACTCTCAACGAACGCCGCCCTCGCCACATTCTTGATCTGCGGCAGGAGACCGATATCGATCCGGCCCAGATCGAAGCTCTGGGAGTTACCGAGCTGGTCATGGTTCCCATGGTCAGTACCGACCGCCGGGTTGGCTTGCTGCTGGCCGACAACATCATTAACAACCAGCCGATAGCCGACGAAGACCGGCAGTCGCTGGAAACCTTCGCCCTGCCGGTGACCTTCGCCATCAGCCGGGCTTCTCTGTACGAACGCCTGCAGAAAGAGCTGCGCAACGTCACCGAGGCCAACGAGCGCCTCAAACAACAGCAGGAAATTATTCTGCGCATGGAGAAGATGGCCCTGGTGGGACAGATTACGGCCAACGTAGCCCATTCCATCCGCAACCCCCTGACCATCATCGGCGGCTTTGCCCGCTCGCTCATCCGCAGCACGACGGAGGACGACGCCAAGCGGGCCTACATCGAATCCATCGTGCGGGAGACCAAGCACCTGGAGGAGGTTCTGCAGGAAGTCCTCAATTACTCTGAATCGATGCATCCGACCTTTGACCGGTGGGACATCAACCAACTGGTCACGGTAGTGTACGCTGGCATGCGAGACGACCTGCACGAAAACGGCATCGACTGCCAGCTTGAGCTGGCACCAGACCTGCCGCAGGTGGTGCTGGACTACAAAAAGATCACCTACTGCCTGCGCAGCCTGTTGAATAACGCGGTGGAAGCCATGCCCAAGGGCGGCAGCATAACCCTCCATACCGCCAGAGGACACGAGGAAGTCATCCTGACAGTGAAGGACACCGGCCCGGGAATGAGCCCGGAAGAGATCAAGAACGTGACGACGCCGTTTTTTTCGACTAAGGAACAGGGGACGGGCCTTGGTTTGCCGCTGTGCGCCCGCATCTTGGAAGGGCACAATGCGGCGTTTGAGATCTTCAGCGAACAGGGCAGGGGAACCAGCTTTTGCATCCGCTTTAAACTATAA
- a CDS encoding TIGR01212 family radical SAM protein (This family includes YhcC from E. coli K-12, an uncharacterized radical SAM protein.), with protein sequence MSDHKRYQLFSHFLKDHFGGRVHKISVDAGFSCPNRGGTRRQPGCLFCDPGGSGAVGIARSLSVAEQLEQGKEIMVRKYKAQQFIAYFQPFSNTYAPPPRLRQLYDEALGVTGVVGLAVGTRPDCLPPAVLDLLAEYDRRTTFWLELGLQTTHDATLTFLRRGHDYQRFLLAYNEAKARGLSVCVHVILGLPGESRAQMLATADEMARLQVDGIKIHLLHVLKGTPLGELYQQGQVEVLSQEDYVQLAVDFLERLHPETLIHRLTGDGPRDLLLAPLWSLNKWEVLNAIDDELRRRDSHQGSCCLANM encoded by the coding sequence ATGAGTGACCATAAGCGCTACCAACTCTTTTCCCATTTTCTAAAAGACCATTTCGGGGGCAGGGTGCATAAGATCTCGGTGGACGCCGGGTTCTCCTGTCCCAACCGTGGCGGCACCCGCCGGCAACCGGGCTGTCTCTTTTGTGACCCCGGCGGATCGGGCGCGGTCGGCATCGCACGGAGCCTGTCCGTGGCCGAGCAGTTGGAGCAGGGCAAGGAGATCATGGTTCGCAAGTACAAGGCGCAGCAGTTCATCGCCTACTTTCAGCCTTTCTCCAATACCTACGCGCCGCCGCCACGCCTGCGACAGCTCTACGATGAGGCCCTTGGCGTCACCGGCGTGGTGGGGCTGGCCGTCGGCACCCGTCCCGACTGTCTACCGCCGGCGGTCCTCGACCTCCTCGCTGAGTATGATCGGCGTACCACCTTCTGGCTTGAACTCGGACTGCAGACCACGCACGATGCGACCCTGACCTTTTTGCGCCGCGGACACGATTATCAGCGCTTTCTGTTAGCGTATAATGAGGCTAAAGCCAGAGGTTTGAGCGTCTGTGTACATGTGATTCTGGGCCTGCCGGGGGAAAGCCGCGCGCAGATGCTGGCCACGGCCGACGAGATGGCACGTCTGCAGGTCGATGGCATCAAGATCCACCTGCTGCACGTGCTCAAGGGGACACCTCTGGGCGAACTCTACCAGCAGGGGCAGGTTGAAGTGCTGTCGCAAGAGGACTACGTCCAGCTGGCCGTCGATTTTCTCGAACGGCTGCATCCGGAAACACTTATCCACCGTCTTACCGGTGACGGACCACGCGACCTGCTGCTGGCGCCCTTGTGGTCGCTGAACAAGTGGGAAGTGCTCAACGCCATCGACGACGAGCTGCGCCGGCGGGACAGCCACCAGGGAAGTTGCTGTCTGGCAAATATGTGA